Within Sporosarcina sp. PTS2304, the genomic segment TTCCTTTCACTACTTTACGATTGTCTACATCCAAGCATGGAATAATTTTTTTAGTTTTTGACATGACTGTCGTCCCCCAATAGTTTTTCTAAAGATAACTTACCTTCGTACAATGCTTTTCCAATAATTGCACCATACATATCTCTAGAAGCGAGTGTCTTAATATCTAATTCTGTCGATACACCACCTGATGCAATAATATCTATAGAAGAAGCTTCATTCATCAATTGCAATTCTTCGAAGTTCGGTCCTTGCAACATTCCGTCTTTCATGATGTCAGTGTAGACAACTGTTTTCACACCAATTTCAGCTAAATTTTGCAGTAAATCTACTGCTTTTACATCACTTGTTTCTGTCCATCCGTCAGTAGCGACTAAGCCATTCCGCGCATCAATAGAAACGGCGATTTGATCACCATATTTTTCAACTGCTTGTTTTAAGAACTCAGGATCCTGTATAGCAGCAGTACCGATAATTACACGCGCTACCCCATTTTTAATATGAGAATCCACAATTTCCATAGAACGAATGCCGCCCCCTACTTGCACAGGAATTGTGACTGCTTTTGCAATCGCTTCTATCGCCAATTTATTCGCGGAATCTCCTGTTTTCGCGCCATCTAAGTCTACTACATGAATATATTCAGCCCCTTGACGTTGCCACTCTTGTGCCATAGCTATCGGCGAGTCATTATAAACGATTTCTTGAGCGTAATCACCTTGAATAAGACGTACACATTTGCCACCTCTAATATCAATTGCTGGGAATAAAATCATCAATAAGTCCTCCTAGTAGATGTTCTTTTTATAAAGTACCTTTAGTCGAAGGTACTCCTTTAATATCTGGATTGATCGTGCTTGCTATGCGCAATGCCCGACCGAAGCTTTTAAAGACCGATTCAATAATATGATGTGTGTTTTTACCATAGTTCAAATTAATATGCAGCGTGATTTTCGCATTATTCGTAAAAGCCAAGAAAAATTCTTCTACTAACTCCGAATCAAAATCGCCTACTTTATCTTTCATTCCATTCACATTAAATACGAGAAATGAGCGACCACTTATATCAATAGATGCTGTAGATAATGCTTCGTCCATTGGTGTAGACACAAGTGCAAAGCGTTCGATCCCTTCTTTTGTGCCAATACATTTATTGAACGCTTGACCTAAAACAATTCCGATATCCTCCACTGAATGATGTTGATCGACTTCAATATCGCCATCACATGCTACCGTTAAGTCAAAACGTCCATGTTTTGCAAAAGCTGTCAGCATATGATCGAAAAATCCAATTCCTGTTTGAATATCTGTTTTTCCTGATCCATCCAATGAAAATTCCATTTGAATATCAGTCTCACCTGTTTTACGAGAAATAGATTGTTTGCGCATTTAGCATCCTGCCTTTCGTACTTTAATCGAATTTGCGTGTCCTGTTAATTGTTCTGAATCAGCGAGAACAATGACATCATCTGCTACTTCTGCCAGAGCGCTTTCAGAATAATAGATTACACTCGACTTTTTCATAAAGTCATAGACGCCTAGTGGAGATGAAAATGCAGCTGTTCCGCTCGTTGGTAATGTATGATTTGGTCCAGCCATATAATCGCCAAGCGCTTCTGGCGCATGTTGACCAAGGAATATCGCCCCTGCGTTGCGGATAGAAGCTAAATGTTCCATCGGACGATCAATCATCAGCTCTAAATGTTCAGGAGCTAAGCGATTCACAATATCAAATGCCTCTTGTAATGTTTCGACCACAATAATACGACCGAATTGTTCAATCGCTTGTGAGGCAATCTCTTTACGATCAAGCCGAGCTAATTGCCGTACGATCTCTTTCGCTAATTCTTCAGCAAATATTTTGCACGTTGTCACACAAACTGAAGCAGCCCGTTCATCATGTTCCGCTTGAGACAATAAATCTGCAGCTGCGTACACTACATTTGTGTTCGCATCTGCCACGACACAAATTTCACTTGGCCCTGCAATCATATCAATCGCTACATCGCCGAATACCCATTTTTTTGCACGGGCTACGTACGCATTACCCGGTCCTGTAATTTTGACTACACGTTCAATAGTTTCTGTACCGTACGCTAGCGCCGCAATTGCTTGTGCGCCACCGACTTTATAAATTCGGTCAACACCCGCTTCTTTTGCTGCAACTAATACGTGCGGATTTATTTTGCCATCTTTTTGCGGGGGAGTAAC encodes:
- the hisD gene encoding histidinol dehydrogenase yields the protein MKIIQGVQFSEELLRRDDSSERDFEFDRTVLSIIDTVRAQGDQAVLEYTSRFDGVTLDELLVSEEEIDEAEQLVTEDFYRALRAAKQRISTYHEAQKEQSWFLNPNEGIMLGQKVTPIDSVGIYVPGGKAAYPSTVLMNALPAKIAGVGKISMVTPPQKDGKINPHVLVAAKEAGVDRIYKVGGAQAIAALAYGTETIERVVKITGPGNAYVARAKKWVFGDVAIDMIAGPSEICVVADANTNVVYAAADLLSQAEHDERAASVCVTTCKIFAEELAKEIVRQLARLDRKEIASQAIEQFGRIIVVETLQEAFDIVNRLAPEHLELMIDRPMEHLASIRNAGAIFLGQHAPEALGDYMAGPNHTLPTSGTAAFSSPLGVYDFMKKSSVIYYSESALAEVADDVIVLADSEQLTGHANSIKVRKAGC
- the hisB gene encoding imidazoleglycerol-phosphate dehydratase HisB — protein: MRKQSISRKTGETDIQMEFSLDGSGKTDIQTGIGFFDHMLTAFAKHGRFDLTVACDGDIEVDQHHSVEDIGIVLGQAFNKCIGTKEGIERFALVSTPMDEALSTASIDISGRSFLVFNVNGMKDKVGDFDSELVEEFFLAFTNNAKITLHINLNYGKNTHHIIESVFKSFGRALRIASTINPDIKGVPSTKGTL
- the hisA gene encoding 1-(5-phosphoribosyl)-5-[(5-phosphoribosylamino)methylideneamino]imidazole-4-carboxamide isomerase: MILFPAIDIRGGKCVRLIQGDYAQEIVYNDSPIAMAQEWQRQGAEYIHVVDLDGAKTGDSANKLAIEAIAKAVTIPVQVGGGIRSMEIVDSHIKNGVARVIIGTAAIQDPEFLKQAVEKYGDQIAVSIDARNGLVATDGWTETSDVKAVDLLQNLAEIGVKTVVYTDIMKDGMLQGPNFEELQLMNEASSIDIIASGGVSTELDIKTLASRDMYGAIIGKALYEGKLSLEKLLGDDSHVKN